Proteins from a single region of Oncorhynchus keta strain PuntledgeMale-10-30-2019 chromosome 20, Oket_V2, whole genome shotgun sequence:
- the LOC118398948 gene encoding proteasome subunit beta type-8-like, which produces MALFDVSGYKSHSELRGQIIGTGVGHFIDRPNQKFSVPVGVDPSGFLKSCSREGGVSIDLNHGTTTLAFTFRHGVIVAVDSRASAGSYIASKEANKVIEINPYLLGTMSGSAADCQYWERLLAKECRLYKLRNKQRISVSAASKLLCNMMLGYRGMGLSMGSMIIGWDNKGPGLYYVDDNATRLSGRMFSTGCGSSYAYGVIDSGYREDMTVEEAYELGRRGITHATHRDAYSGGVVNLYHMQEDGWIMVCKEDVSELIHRYRKGMF; this is translated from the exons ATGGCCCTTTTCGATGTAAGTGGTTATAAATCCCACTCGGAACTTCGTGGGCAGATTATTGGAACAGGAGTAGGGCATTTTATCGACCGACCGAATCAGAAATTTTCTGTTCCCGTTGGGGTGGAT ccctcAGGGTTCCTCAAGTCATGCAGCCGTGAAGGTGGTGTGTCCATAGATCTGAACCATGGTACTACTACCCTGGCTTTTACATTCCGCCATGGTGTCATTGTGGCTGTGGACTCGAGGGCCTCAGCTGGCAGCTACATTG CGTCGAAGGAGGCTAACAAGGTGATAGAGATCAACCCTTACCTGCTGGGGACCATGTCTGGTAGTGCTGCTGACTGCCAGTACTGGGAAAGACTGCTGGCTAAGGAGTGCAG GCTGTACAAACTGAGGAACAAGCAGAGGATCTCAGTGTCTGCAGCCTCTAAGCTTCTGTGTAACATGATGCTGGGCTACAGAGGCATGGGCCTCTCCATGGGCAGCATGATCATTGGCTGGGACAATAAG GGCCCTGGTTTGTACTATGTGGATGACAACGCCACACGTCTCTCTGGCCGCATGTTCTCTACTGGTTGTGGTAGCAGCTATGCGTACGGAGTGATTGACAGCGGCTACCGTGAGGACATGACGGTAGAGGAGGCGTACGAGCTGGGCCGCCGCGGTATCACCCacgccacacacagagacgcctACTCCGGAGGAGTGGTCAACC tgtacCACATGCAGGAGGACGGCTGGATAATGGTGTGTAAAGAAGACGTTTCAGAGCTGATCCACCGCTACAGGAAAGGCATGTTCTGA
- the LOC118399305 gene encoding proteasome subunit beta type-7-like: MALSNVLEIPTSGFNFENVAINVALEALLEGGQTKTPKPMKTGTTIAGLVCKEGVVLGADTRATSGEVVADKMCAKIHYISPNIYCCGAGTAADTEKTTDLLSSNLTIFSMNSGRNPRVVMAVNILQDMLFRYRGQIGASLILGGVDCTGNHLYKVGPYGSIDNVPYLAMGSGDLAALGILEDRFKANMEMEEAKELVRDAIHSGIMSDLGSGNNIDICVITKQGVDYIRPYQESEYKDKRQRRYKYRPGTTSILTEKIVPLELEVVQETVQRMDTA, from the exons ATGGCGCTATCAAATGTTCTCGAAATACCTACATCGGGATTTAATTTCGAGAACGTCGCCAT AAATGTTGCTCTGGAGGCCCTGCTTGAGGGAGGACAGACCAAGACCCCTAAGCCTATGAAGACTGGGACCACCATAGCTGGACTAGTGTGCAAG GAGGGAGTGGTACTGGGAGCAGACACACGGGCCACCTCCGGTGAAGTGGTGGCTGATAAGATGTGCGCCAAGATCCACTACATCTCCCCCAATATATA CTGCTGTGGTGCAGGAACTGCAGCGGATACAGAGAAGACGACCGACCTGCTCTCCTCCAACCTCACCATCTTTTCTATGAACAGCGGCAGGAACCCACGTGTCGTGATGGCAGTAAACATACTGCAGGACATGctattcag GTACCGGGGCCAGATAGGGGCCAGTCTAATCCTAGGAGGGGTGGACTGCACTGGTAATCACCTCTACAAAGTGGGGCCCTATGGGAGCATAGACAATGTGCCATACCTTGCAATGG GGTCTGGTGACTTGGCTGCTTTGGGGATTCTGGAGGACAGGTTCAAAGCTAATATGGAG ATGGAGGAGGCTAAGGAGCTGGTCCGGGATGCCATCCACTCTGGCATCATGAGTGACCTGGGCTCAGGAAACAACATAGATATCTGTGTCATCACTAAACAGGGGGTAGACTACATCAGGCCATACCAGGAGTCAGAGTACAAAGACAAGAG GCAGAGGAGATACAAGTATCGCCCAGGTACAACGTCTATTTTGACAGAGAAAATAGTCCCCCTGGAGCTGGAGGTAGTTCAGGAGACAGTCCAGCGGATGGATACGGCCTGA